Proteins encoded within one genomic window of Setaria italica strain Yugu1 chromosome IV, Setaria_italica_v2.0, whole genome shotgun sequence:
- the LOC101760970 gene encoding putative cellulose synthase A catalytic subunit 11 [UDP-forming], giving the protein MDEGSPEIVPVNSPASDLDREPESSESGDAGGDGPPEPLSEKLPVPPAELGLYRAAVALRVLLLAAFFRYRVTHPVPDAPWLWLAALACELSLALAWLLGQLPKLSPTHRATHPDRLASRYGSDGVGEERLPGVDVLVTTAAAGAGREREPPLATANTVLSVLAVDYPAGRLACYVSDDGADMLAFEALFAAAAFARRWVPFCRRHAVEPRAPELYFARGVDYLRDRAAPSFVKERRAMKREYEEFKVRINYLAAKARKVPEDGWVMSDGTPWPGNNPRDHPAMTQVLLGHPGDQDAEGNELPRLFYVSREKKPGFPHHGKAGALNALLRVSALLTNGAYVLNLDYDHCITNSSALGEAMCFLVDPEAGNRTCFVQFPLRIGVDDDGGDRDATHDSVFFDIDMKCLDGIQGPVYVGSGCCFNRKALYGFDPALAEDDDAHRNWCCFGNGKERALRRTMSSVPLLDSEDSDEQDGEDNARTRRRLRSYHAALERHFGHSPAFIASAFAAQRRGGGSDSTVAAACSLLREAIHVVSCAYEERTRWGKDVGWMYGSGGGGGMATATGFRMHARGWASAYCAPARAAFQSFAPASPSHVLAAASRRAVAAMGVLLSRHCPVWAGAGGRMRLLQRLGYVTCVAYPLVSLPLTLYCALPAVCLLTGRSIFPDDVSYYDAVLLILLLSSAAATVALELRWSRVAPRAWWRDQKLWVVTGTSACLAAVFQGVLRACAGIDVGFSYTEETATRSSSDDDGNGGGEESSGARRSMRWSNLLIPPASLLLGNLAGVVVAVSYGVDHGYRSWGPVLVKLALAGWVVAHLQGFLRGLLVRRDRAPTIAVLWSVLFVSVLSLLWVNVDSYSAPPARSTTSPQPVL; this is encoded by the exons ATGGACGAAGGGAGCCCAGAGATCGTGCCTGTCAACTCCCCGGCTTCCGACCTGGACCGAGAGCCTGAATCTTCAGAAAG CGGGgatgccggcggcgatggccctCCCGAGCCTCTCAGCGAGAAGCTGCCCGTCCCGCCCGCCGAGCTCGGTCTgtaccgcgccgccgtcgcgctgcgcgtcctcctcctcgccgccttcTTCCGGTACCGCGTCACCCACCCGGTTCCCGACGCCCCCTGGCTGTGGCTTGCCGCGCTCGCCTGCGAGCTCAGCCTCGCCCTCGCGTGGCTCCTCGGCCAGCTCCCCAAGCTCTCCCCGACCCACCGCGCCACGCACCCCGACAGGCTCGCGTCGCGGTACGGgagcgacggcgtcggcgaggagcgGCTGCCGGGCGTGGACGTGCTCgtgaccacggcggcggcgggcgcggggagggagagggagccgCCGCTGGCGACGGCGAACACGGTGCTGTCGGTGCTCGCGGTGGACTACCCCGCGGGGAGGCTGGCGTGCTACGTctccgacgacggcgccgacaTGCTGGCGTTCGAGGCGCTGTTCGCGGCCGCGGCTTTCGCGCGGCGGTGGGTGCCGTTCTGCCGGCGGCACGCCGTGGAGCCCAGGGCGCCCGAGCTCTACTTCGCCCGCGGCGTCGACTACCTCAGGGACCGAGCCGCGCCGTCCTTCGTCAAGGAACGCCGCGCCATGAAG AGGGAGTACGAGGAGTTCAAGGTGAGGATCAACTACCTCGCTGCGAAGGCGCGGAAGGTGCCGGAGGACGGCTGGGTCATGTCGGACGGCACGCCGTGGCCGGGGAACAACCCGAGAGACCATCCCGCCATGACACAG GTTCTTCTGGGGCATCCCGGCGACCAGGACGCCGAGGGGAACGAGCTGCCCCGGCTGTTCTACGTGTCGCGAGAGAAGAAGCCGGGGTTCCCGCATCACGGGAAAGCCGGCGCCCTGAACGCCCTG CTCCGGGTGTCTGCTCTGCTGACCAACGGCGCGTACGTGCTCAACCTGGACTACGACCACTGCATCACCAACAGCAGCGCCCTGGGGGAGGCGATGTGCTTCCTCGTGGACCCGGAGGCCGGGAACAGGACGTGCTTCGTCCAGTTCCCGCTGCGGAtcggcgtcgacgacgacggtggcgacCGGGACGCGACCCACGATTCTGTTTTCTTCGAC ATCGACATGAAGTGCTTGGACGGCATCCAGGGCCCGGTGTACGTCGGCTCCGGCTGCTGCTTCAACCGGAAAGCGTTGTACGGCTTCGATCCTGCGCTggccgaggacgacgacgcccaTAGAAACTGGTGCTGCTTCGGGAACGGGAAGGAGCGCGCGTTGAGGAGGACCATGTCCTCGGTGCCCTTGCTTGACTCGGAGGACTCCGACGAGCAGGACGGAGAAGACAACGCGAGAACAAGGCGGAGGCTGCGCTCCTACCACGCCGCGCTGGAGCGACACTTCGGCCATTCGCCGGCGTTCATCGCGTCAGCGTTCGCGGCccaacggcgcggcggcggctcggacTCCACGGTCGCAGCTGCTTGCTCTCTACTACGTGAGGCCATCCACGTCGTCAGCTGCGCGTACGAGGAGCGGACGAGGTGGGGCAAAGACGTTGGCTGGATGTACGgctccggaggcggcggcggcatggccacGGCCACGGGGTTCAGGATGCACGCGCGCGGGTGGGCGTCGGCGTACtgcgcgccggcgcgggccgCGTTCCAGAGCTTCGCTCCGGCCAGCCCCTCGCACGtcctcgccgcggcgtcgcggcgggcggtggcggccatgggTGTCCTGCTGAGCCGCCACTGCCCCGTCTGGGCTGGCGCCGGCGGGCGCATGCGGCTCTTGCAGCGTCTGGGCTACGTGACCTGCGTCGCTTACCCTCTTGTCTCGCTACCGCTCACCTTATACTGCGCGCTCCCGGCGGTCTGCCTCCTCACCGGCAGGTCCATCTTCCCGGACGACGTGAGCTACTACGACGCGGTCCTGCTCATCCTGCTCCtgtcctcggcggcggccaccgtcGCGTTGGAGCTCCGGTGGAGCCGCGTGGCGCCGCGCGCGTGGTGGCGGGACCAGAAGCTCTGGGTGGTCACCGGCACGTCGGCGTGCCTCGCCGCCGTGTTCCAGGGCGTCCTGCGCGCGTGCGCCGGGATCGACGTCGGTTTCTCATACACGGAGGAGACGGCGACCCGTTCGTCCTCGGATGACgatggcaacggcggcggcgaggagtcCTCGGGCGCGCGGAGGTCCATGCGGTGGTCGAACCTGCTGATCCCGCCCGCGAGCCTGCTGCTGGGCAACCTcgccggcgtggtggtggcggtgtcgTACGGGGTGGACCACGGGTACCGGTCGTGGGGCCCGGTCCTCGTGAAGCTGGCGCTCGCCGGGTGGGTGGTGGCGCACCTGCAGGGGTTCCTCAGGGGCCTCCTGGTGCGGCGGGACCGGGCGCCCACCATCGCCGTGCTCTGGTCGGTGCTCTTCGTCTCCGTGCTCTCGCTGCTATGGGTCAACGTCGACTCGTACTCGGCGCCTCCCGCGCGGTCCACCACGTCGCCGCAGCCGGTGTTGTGA
- the LOC101767455 gene encoding transcription factor HY5 has translation MQQDQTTSSLPSSSERSSSSAPQTEEAREGMESDEEIRRVPEVGLELATGPSTSGRETAGAAAAAAAGAGTSSDRGQSSSAAAQAASSARRSGRSPADKEHRRLKRLLRNRVSAQQARERKKAYLSELEVRVNDLEKRNSELEERLSTLQNENQMLRQILKNTTVNRRGPGGGSSAGGDSQ, from the exons atgcagcaggatcagaCGACGAGCTCGCTGCCCTCCAGCAGCGAGCGTTCCTCCAGCTCGGCGCCGCAGACGGAGGAGGCCAGAGAAG GGATGGAGAGCGACGAGGAGATCAGGCGGGTGCCGGAGGTCGGGCTGGAGCTGGCCACCGGCCCGTCGACGTCCGGCAGGGagaccgccggcgccgctgccgctgccgctgccggagccGGGACGTCGTCCGATCGCGGCcagtcgtcgtcggccgcggcCCAGGCGGCCAGCTCCGCCCGCCGCAGCGGCCGCAGCCCCGCCGACAAGGAGCACCGGCGCCTCAAAAG GTTGCTTCGGAACCGGGTGTCGGCGCAACAGGcgcgggagaggaagaaggcgtACCTGAGCGAGCTGGAGGTGAGGGTGAACGACCTGGAGAAGCGCAACTCGGAGCTGGAGGAGAGGCTCTCCACGCTGCAGAACGAGAACCAGATGCTCAGACAG ATCCTGAAGAACACCACTGTCAACAGAAGAGGGCCGGGGGGTGGTAGCAGTGCCGGCGGAGACAGCCAATAG